In the Vibrio gigantis genome, one interval contains:
- the nagA gene encoding N-acetylglucosamine-6-phosphate deacetylase codes for MYALSNCKIYTGSDVLTDHAVVIENELIKKVCPISELPEGIEVRDLDGANLSPGFIDLQLNGCGGVMLNDEITAETMQIMHKANLKSGCTSFLPTLITSSDEDMRAVITAAREYHNQYQNQSLGLHLEGPYLNVAKKGIHSVDHIRKSDSEMIELICENSDLVAKVTLAPELNDPEHIERLHEAGVVVSIGHTNATYAEARQGFESGITFATHLFNAMTPMVGREPGVVGAIYDTPEVYAGIIADGFHVDYANIRIAHKIKGEKLVLVTDATAPAGADMEYFIFVGKKVYYRDGKCVDENGTLGGSALTMIEAVQNTVEHAGIALDEALRMATLYPATAIGVESKLGRIKKGMVANLAVFDRDFNVKATVVNGQYEHN; via the coding sequence ATGTACGCGCTAAGTAACTGTAAAATTTACACTGGTAGTGATGTTCTAACCGATCATGCTGTTGTAATTGAAAACGAACTGATCAAAAAAGTCTGCCCTATCTCTGAATTGCCTGAAGGCATCGAGGTTCGCGACCTAGACGGAGCAAACCTAAGCCCAGGTTTCATTGACCTACAACTGAATGGCTGTGGCGGTGTAATGCTTAACGATGAGATCACGGCAGAAACCATGCAGATCATGCACAAAGCAAATCTGAAATCTGGCTGTACTAGCTTCTTACCAACGCTTATCACCTCTTCAGACGAAGATATGCGTGCGGTTATTACGGCAGCTCGTGAATATCACAACCAATACCAGAACCAATCTTTAGGTCTGCACCTTGAAGGCCCGTACCTAAACGTTGCAAAAAAAGGCATCCACAGTGTCGATCACATTCGTAAGTCTGACAGCGAAATGATTGAGCTTATCTGTGAGAACAGTGACCTTGTTGCAAAAGTAACATTGGCACCAGAGCTTAACGATCCAGAACACATCGAACGCCTACATGAAGCTGGCGTTGTCGTTTCTATCGGCCACACCAATGCAACTTACGCAGAAGCACGCCAAGGTTTCGAATCTGGCATCACGTTCGCAACGCACCTATTCAATGCAATGACGCCAATGGTCGGCCGTGAGCCTGGCGTTGTAGGCGCGATTTACGACACTCCCGAGGTTTACGCTGGTATCATTGCGGACGGTTTCCACGTTGATTACGCAAACATCAGAATTGCGCATAAAATCAAGGGAGAAAAGTTGGTATTAGTGACGGATGCCACAGCTCCTGCAGGTGCTGACATGGAATACTTTATTTTTGTCGGTAAGAAAGTATATTACCGTGATGGTAAGTGTGTTGATGAAAACGGCACACTGGGCGGCTCAGCTCTGACTATGATTGAAGCAGTTCAGAATACGGTTGAGCACGCTGGTATCGCTTTAGACGAAGCTCTTCGCATGGCTACGCTATACCCAGCTACGGCTATCGGTGTAGAAAGCAAGCTAGGTCGAATCAAAAAAGGCATGGTTGCAAACCTAGCTGTATTTGACCGAGACTTTAACGTTAAAGCGACTGTTGTTAATGGACAATACGAGCACAATTAA
- the nagC gene encoding DNA-binding transcriptional regulator NagC, whose amino-acid sequence MNGGQIGNVDLVKQLNSAAVYRLIDQQGPISRIQVADVSQLAPASVTKITRQLLERGLIKEVAQQASTGGRRAISLTTEVEPFHSVAVRLGRDYIQISLHDLGGRELAFQQQDLNYSDQSDLTQGLVNNLKAFIAEHQPKIDQLIAIGVTLPGLVNPTTGVVEYMPNTDIDNLALSDIIRDTFHVACFVGNDVRGMALAEHYFGASKDSQDSILVSVHRGTGAGIIVNGQVFLGHNRNVGEIGHIQIDPLGEQCQCGNFGCLETVAANPAIVERVQKLIKQGYESSLTELEHITIQDVCDHAINGDELAKQSLVRVGNQLGKAIAMTINLFNPQKVIIAGDITKAQEIVFPAIKRNVENQSLTTFHSGLPIVASQIDKHPTMGAFAMIKRAMLNGVLLQKLLED is encoded by the coding sequence ATGAATGGCGGACAAATAGGTAACGTAGACTTAGTTAAACAACTAAACAGTGCGGCGGTATACCGACTGATAGACCAACAAGGGCCTATCAGTCGTATACAAGTGGCTGATGTAAGCCAACTCGCACCGGCAAGTGTTACAAAAATTACCCGCCAACTTTTAGAGCGCGGCCTTATTAAAGAGGTTGCACAGCAAGCGTCTACTGGCGGTAGACGCGCTATCTCCCTAACCACAGAAGTAGAACCTTTTCATTCTGTCGCTGTGCGTTTGGGGCGAGACTACATTCAAATAAGCCTTCATGACCTAGGTGGTCGTGAATTAGCTTTCCAACAGCAAGACCTCAATTATTCAGACCAATCAGACCTTACCCAAGGCTTGGTTAATAATTTGAAAGCTTTCATAGCTGAACACCAACCAAAGATTGATCAACTGATTGCTATTGGCGTGACTCTTCCAGGCTTGGTTAACCCAACGACAGGTGTCGTTGAATACATGCCAAACACAGACATCGATAACCTCGCTTTAAGCGACATTATTCGCGATACATTCCATGTTGCTTGTTTTGTTGGTAACGACGTTCGAGGAATGGCGCTTGCTGAACACTACTTCGGTGCAAGTAAAGACAGCCAAGATTCTATTTTAGTCAGTGTTCACCGTGGTACAGGTGCAGGTATTATCGTTAATGGTCAGGTTTTCCTAGGTCACAACCGTAACGTCGGTGAAATCGGTCATATCCAAATTGATCCGCTAGGCGAGCAATGCCAATGTGGCAACTTCGGCTGTCTTGAAACCGTAGCGGCAAACCCAGCTATCGTTGAACGAGTGCAGAAGCTGATTAAGCAAGGCTATGAGTCTTCTTTAACAGAGCTTGAACATATTACGATTCAAGACGTTTGTGACCACGCAATTAATGGTGATGAGCTAGCGAAGCAAAGCTTAGTTCGAGTAGGAAACCAGTTAGGTAAGGCTATCGCGATGACGATTAACTTATTTAACCCTCAGAAAGTTATCATTGCTGGTGATATTACCAAGGCACAAGAGATTGTTTTCCCTGCAATTAAGCGTAATGTAGAGAATCAATCCTTAACGACTTTCCATAGCGGCCTGCCTATTGTAGCATCACAGATCGATAAACATCCTACGATGGGAGCTTTTGCTATGATTAAGCGCGCTATGCTCAACGGTGTGTTGCTTCAAAAGCTTCTCGAAGACTAA
- a CDS encoding cation:proton antiporter family protein, whose amino-acid sequence MELILISTAFIAGFIALKCHLPPLVGFLVAGFGLFAFGFETNDTIITLADLGVTLLLFTIGLKLDIKTLLSKEIWAGATIHNLLSTLFFAVALFGFKFLGISSLAAMSVEQIVLLGFALSFSSTVFAVKTLQEKGEMNATYGTLAIGILVMQDIFAVVFLTASTGKIPEWYAIALFALPLLRPLFYKVLDWVGHGEMLVLSGIFFALVVGAGLFHLVGVKPDLGALVLGMLLAGHPKASELSKSLFNLKELFLVCFFLNIGLSEQPTIQGFMLAVLFLLMLPVKGVLYFLVLNRFKFRVRTSLLASLSLFNYSEFGLIVGGLAFKMGWMSGDILVAVAIAVSLSFLIAAPLNRAGHKLYQQSGKWLKEHASEKLHRRDKRIDPGRAQVLILGMGRIGTGAYDELRSRYGKVSLGVEVREEAAHNHRSHGRNVISGDATDPDFWERILDTANVKLVILAMPHHQGNQTALEQLKSRNFKGQIAAIAEYPDQLETLKENGVDAAFNIYSEAGSGFARHVCEQLNPNINKI is encoded by the coding sequence ATGGAACTTATATTAATATCCACTGCGTTTATCGCAGGATTTATTGCTTTAAAGTGTCACCTTCCCCCATTAGTTGGTTTTTTGGTTGCAGGCTTTGGGCTTTTTGCCTTTGGCTTTGAAACCAATGACACCATCATTACTTTGGCTGACCTTGGTGTCACGCTGCTTCTATTTACTATCGGCTTAAAACTCGACATAAAAACCCTACTCTCTAAGGAGATCTGGGCTGGCGCGACAATCCACAACCTTTTATCCACTCTGTTTTTCGCCGTCGCCCTGTTTGGTTTTAAATTCTTAGGTATTTCATCGCTAGCCGCCATGTCGGTAGAACAGATCGTTCTGCTCGGTTTTGCTCTTTCATTCTCTAGTACCGTATTTGCGGTTAAGACTCTGCAAGAGAAAGGCGAAATGAATGCGACCTACGGAACGTTGGCGATTGGTATCTTGGTCATGCAGGATATCTTCGCCGTAGTATTCCTAACGGCTTCTACGGGCAAAATACCTGAGTGGTATGCGATTGCTCTGTTTGCCCTGCCCTTATTACGCCCACTGTTCTACAAAGTGCTCGATTGGGTTGGTCATGGTGAGATGCTAGTTCTATCCGGCATCTTCTTCGCATTAGTCGTCGGTGCTGGTTTATTCCATTTGGTTGGTGTTAAACCAGACCTGGGGGCTCTTGTTCTAGGTATGTTACTGGCTGGTCACCCAAAAGCCTCAGAATTATCAAAATCGCTGTTTAACCTTAAAGAGCTTTTCCTTGTCTGTTTCTTCTTGAACATTGGTTTGTCAGAGCAACCAACCATTCAAGGCTTTATGCTTGCAGTTTTGTTCTTACTGATGCTGCCAGTGAAAGGGGTTCTCTACTTCTTAGTGCTTAACCGTTTCAAGTTCCGCGTTCGAACATCTCTACTCGCCTCTCTATCACTGTTTAATTACAGCGAATTTGGTCTCATCGTTGGTGGCCTCGCCTTCAAGATGGGTTGGATGTCTGGTGATATTTTAGTTGCCGTCGCCATTGCGGTTTCACTGTCATTCTTAATCGCTGCACCTTTAAACCGAGCAGGTCACAAACTCTATCAGCAGTCAGGTAAATGGCTGAAAGAGCATGCGTCAGAAAAGCTTCACCGACGTGATAAGCGAATTGACCCAGGTCGTGCCCAAGTACTTATTCTTGGTATGGGCCGAATTGGTACTGGTGCTTATGACGAATTACGCTCTCGCTATGGTAAAGTCAGCCTAGGGGTCGAAGTTCGTGAAGAAGCCGCGCACAACCACCGAAGCCATGGCAGAAACGTGATTTCTGGCGATGCGACAGACCCAGATTTTTGGGAACGAATCCTAGATACAGCAAATGTAAAACTGGTGATTTTAGCGATGCCTCACCACCAAGGTAATCAAACCGCTTTAGAACAATTAAAGTCACGTAACTTTAAAGGCCAAATTGCGGCTATTGCTGAATATCCAGATCAACTCGAAACACTGAAAGAGAATGGCGTTGATGCGGCATTTAACATTTACAGCGAGGCCGGTAGTGGTTTTGCTCGCCACGTTTGCGAGCAGTTAAATCCAAATATCAATAAAATCTAG
- the asnB gene encoding asparagine synthase B, with amino-acid sequence MCSVFGILDIKSDAAALRPIALEMSKKLRHRGPDWSGIYAGEKAILAHERLAIVGLNSGAQPLYSQDKKHILAVNGEIYNHKELRARYEDKYQFQTDSDCEVILALYQEMGADLLEELNGIFAFVLYDEEKDEYLVGRDHIGIIPLYQGYDEHGNYYVASEMKALVEVCKTISEFPPGSFYSSKDAEPQRYYIRDWNEYAAVQGNSTSKEELTEALEAAVKRQLMTDVPYGVLLSGGLDSSITSAVAKRFAAMRIEDDEQSEAWWPQLHSFAVGLEGAPDLIAAREVADKIGTVHHEMTYTIQEGLDAIRDVIYHIETYDVTTIRASTPMYLLARKIKAMGIKMVLSGEGADEIFGGYLYFHKAPNAKEFHEETVRKLLALSMFDCARANKSLAAWGVEGRVPFLDKEFIDVAMRLNPEDKMCGNGKMEKHILRECFEDYLPDSIAWRQKEQFSDGVGYDWIDTLKATAEAKVTDQQMEAAKFRFPYNTPTTKEGYAYREIFEELFPLESAAECVPGGPSVACSSAKAIEWDESFKNCVDPSGRAVQAVHNDAYNA; translated from the coding sequence ATGTGTTCAGTATTTGGCATTCTCGACATTAAAAGTGATGCCGCAGCACTTCGCCCTATTGCTTTAGAAATGTCTAAAAAGCTTCGTCACCGTGGTCCAGACTGGTCTGGTATCTATGCTGGTGAAAAAGCAATCCTTGCTCATGAACGTCTTGCTATTGTTGGCTTGAACAGTGGTGCTCAACCACTATACAGCCAAGACAAAAAGCACATTCTTGCAGTGAACGGTGAAATTTATAACCACAAAGAACTTCGCGCACGCTATGAAGATAAGTACCAGTTCCAGACTGATTCTGACTGTGAAGTTATCCTAGCGCTATACCAAGAGATGGGGGCAGACCTTCTAGAAGAGCTTAACGGTATTTTCGCATTCGTTTTATACGACGAAGAGAAAGACGAGTACCTAGTGGGCCGCGACCATATTGGTATTATCCCGCTTTACCAAGGTTACGATGAGCACGGCAACTACTACGTTGCTTCAGAGATGAAAGCATTGGTTGAAGTATGTAAGACAATCAGTGAGTTCCCTCCAGGTAGCTTCTACTCTTCGAAAGATGCTGAACCTCAACGCTACTACATCCGCGATTGGAACGAGTACGCTGCGGTACAAGGCAACAGCACGAGCAAAGAAGAACTGACTGAAGCACTAGAAGCAGCCGTTAAACGTCAACTAATGACTGACGTTCCTTACGGTGTACTTTTATCTGGTGGGCTGGATTCATCAATTACTTCAGCAGTCGCTAAACGCTTTGCTGCAATGCGTATCGAAGATGATGAGCAATCTGAAGCTTGGTGGCCACAACTGCACTCGTTCGCTGTTGGTCTTGAAGGCGCACCAGACCTTATCGCTGCTCGTGAAGTTGCGGACAAGATCGGAACTGTACACCATGAGATGACTTACACTATTCAGGAAGGCCTAGACGCAATCCGTGACGTTATCTACCATATCGAAACTTACGATGTAACGACAATTCGTGCATCAACTCCGATGTACTTGCTGGCTCGTAAGATCAAAGCGATGGGCATCAAGATGGTACTTTCAGGTGAAGGTGCTGATGAAATCTTTGGTGGTTACCTGTACTTCCATAAAGCGCCAAACGCGAAAGAGTTCCACGAAGAGACAGTACGTAAACTGCTTGCTCTAAGCATGTTCGACTGTGCTCGTGCAAACAAATCGCTAGCGGCATGGGGTGTTGAAGGACGTGTACCATTTTTGGATAAAGAGTTCATTGATGTCGCAATGCGCCTGAACCCTGAAGATAAGATGTGTGGTAACGGTAAGATGGAGAAACACATCCTGCGTGAGTGTTTTGAGGATTACCTACCAGATTCAATTGCATGGCGTCAAAAAGAACAGTTCTCTGATGGTGTTGGCTACGATTGGATTGATACATTGAAAGCAACGGCTGAAGCAAAAGTAACGGATCAACAAATGGAAGCTGCTAAGTTCCGTTTCCCTTACAACACGCCAACAACCAAAGAAGGTTATGCATACCGTGAAATCTTTGAGGAGCTATTTCCTCTAGAATCAGCGGCAGAATGTGTACCTGGTGGTCCTTCAGTTGCTTGTTCATCAGCGAAAGCGATTGAGTGGGATGAGTCATTCAAAAACTGTGTCGACCCATCAGGCCGAGCAGTACAAGCCGTTCACAACGATGCTTACAACGCTTAA
- the rfaH gene encoding transcription/translation regulatory transformer protein RfaH — MKRWYLLYCKRGDQKRAQQHLENQGVECFYPQIEVEKVVRGKEKQVKEPLFPSYIFVRFDYEQGPSFTTVRSTRGVVDFIKFGARPHEVQGDLVFELKEFEKCCSNETEDYCLEFESGQVVKIKSGQFAGIEAIFHQKDGEARSIMLVKMISQVVPISIENEALQAHA; from the coding sequence ATGAAACGTTGGTATTTGCTCTACTGTAAGCGTGGTGATCAAAAACGCGCTCAACAGCACCTAGAAAACCAGGGGGTAGAGTGCTTTTACCCTCAAATAGAAGTCGAAAAGGTGGTTAGAGGGAAAGAGAAGCAGGTCAAAGAGCCGCTGTTCCCATCTTACATCTTTGTTCGATTTGACTATGAACAAGGCCCTAGCTTTACGACAGTTCGTTCAACACGCGGTGTGGTGGACTTTATTAAGTTCGGCGCAAGACCGCATGAAGTCCAAGGTGACTTGGTTTTTGAACTTAAAGAGTTTGAGAAGTGCTGCAGTAACGAAACTGAAGATTATTGTCTTGAGTTTGAGTCTGGGCAGGTGGTTAAGATTAAGAGTGGCCAGTTCGCTGGTATTGAAGCGATTTTCCATCAAAAAGATGGTGAAGCTCGCTCTATCATGCTCGTAAAAATGATCAGCCAAGTGGTTCCTATCAGTATTGAGAACGAAGCACTACAAGCTCACGCATAA
- a CDS encoding peptide MFS transporter, with protein sequence MPSTHNIFGHPRGLFLLFSTELWERFSYYAMRAILVLFLTDTTLNGGLGWSTKDALDLYGIYTGLVYITPLIGGWIADNYLGQRKSILIGGLLMALGQFTLALPNGFIGLDQVSALYLGLALLISGNGMFKPNISTMVGDLYQEGDNRRDGAFTIFYMGINLGALLGGLISGAAVDSYGWKAGFLAAGIGMVISLIMQMTMAQSWLGNIGSVPAAARAKELSKSKEKAPLTKEEFDRLKVILIMGLFVIVFWAGFEQAGGLMNIYTQQYTDRMIGGFEVPAAWFQSLNPFFIITLAPIIAAFWVKLGKREPNSPVKFAMALFFLALGFVCMMGAVMEQGGDLTVKTSMLWLVGAFFFHTLGELCLSPIGLSLVTKLAPLRLASLMMGAWFGFNAVANYVAGLVGSHVGELGAMSIFGGIAITATISGVLLLLCAGKLVSWMHGVETNMTLEAEPKAETVETSVA encoded by the coding sequence ATGCCAAGCACTCACAACATCTTTGGCCACCCTAGAGGCCTATTTCTACTATTTAGCACAGAGCTATGGGAACGTTTCTCCTACTATGCAATGCGTGCAATTCTTGTTCTATTCTTAACTGATACCACGCTTAATGGTGGACTTGGTTGGTCAACAAAAGACGCACTCGATCTCTACGGTATTTACACCGGCTTAGTTTACATCACACCATTAATCGGTGGTTGGATTGCCGATAACTACCTAGGACAGCGTAAATCGATCCTGATTGGTGGTCTATTAATGGCATTAGGTCAGTTTACACTGGCTCTTCCGAACGGGTTCATCGGCTTAGATCAAGTAAGCGCTCTTTACCTTGGTTTAGCGCTGCTAATCAGTGGTAACGGTATGTTTAAACCAAACATTTCGACTATGGTTGGCGATCTGTACCAAGAAGGTGATAACCGTCGTGACGGCGCGTTTACTATTTTCTACATGGGAATCAACTTAGGTGCACTACTCGGCGGTCTTATCTCTGGTGCTGCTGTTGATTCGTATGGCTGGAAAGCGGGTTTCCTAGCGGCTGGTATCGGTATGGTTATTAGCTTAATCATGCAGATGACGATGGCTCAATCTTGGTTGGGCAACATTGGTTCTGTACCTGCGGCTGCTCGAGCAAAAGAGCTGAGCAAATCGAAAGAGAAAGCACCACTAACCAAAGAAGAGTTCGACAGACTAAAAGTTATTCTGATTATGGGTCTGTTCGTGATCGTCTTCTGGGCTGGCTTTGAACAGGCAGGCGGCCTAATGAACATCTACACTCAACAATATACTGACCGTATGATTGGTGGTTTTGAAGTTCCAGCGGCTTGGTTTCAATCTCTAAACCCATTCTTCATCATTACACTTGCACCGATCATCGCTGCATTTTGGGTGAAACTAGGTAAACGTGAACCAAATTCGCCTGTTAAATTTGCGATGGCGCTGTTCTTCTTAGCACTTGGCTTTGTGTGCATGATGGGTGCGGTAATGGAGCAAGGTGGCGACCTAACAGTGAAAACATCGATGCTATGGCTAGTCGGTGCATTCTTCTTCCATACACTTGGTGAGCTTTGTCTATCGCCTATTGGCCTGTCGTTGGTTACTAAGCTAGCTCCACTTCGTTTAGCATCACTAATGATGGGCGCTTGGTTCGGCTTCAATGCGGTTGCAAACTACGTAGCAGGCCTAGTGGGTTCTCACGTTGGTGAGCTTGGCGCAATGTCTATCTTTGGTGGTATCGCGATTACAGCAACAATTAGTGGCGTATTATTGCTTCTTTGTGCTGGTAAGCTTGTATCATGGATGCATGGTGTAGAAACCAACATGACGCTTGAAGCAGAGCCAAAAGCTGAGACAGTAGAAACCTCTGTTGCTTAA
- the hemH gene encoding ferrochelatase: MENNKKQGVLLVNLGTPDSATPAGVRRFLSEFLHDKRVVNLTRWLWCPILHGVILPIRSPKVAKLYQSVWMDEGSPLLVYSQRQAEKLQKKLEMPVALGMTYGNPSLKTGVEQLMEQGVEDIIVLPLYPQYSGTTTAAVSDGLTKAFKQMPVIPSYRFIRDYYAHPSYVKALAESVRSHWEHNGRADHLVCSFHGIPKRLADEGDIYPQHCEATTKLLAAELGLSEEDITMTYQSRFGREEWLKPYTDETLESLPSKGIKKIDIMAPAFSVDCLETLEEISDQCKETFIEAGGSDFSYIMCLNDRDSHIDMMAELVTLYR, from the coding sequence ATGGAAAATAATAAAAAGCAGGGCGTTTTACTGGTGAACTTAGGTACTCCAGATTCTGCGACCCCAGCTGGCGTTCGTCGATTTTTGAGTGAGTTCCTACACGACAAACGAGTCGTTAACCTAACACGCTGGCTTTGGTGTCCTATCTTGCATGGGGTCATTTTACCGATTCGCTCGCCTAAAGTAGCTAAGCTGTACCAGTCTGTCTGGATGGACGAAGGCTCACCACTGCTTGTGTACTCCCAAAGACAAGCTGAAAAGCTGCAGAAGAAACTAGAGATGCCTGTTGCTCTGGGTATGACCTATGGCAACCCAAGCCTAAAGACAGGTGTCGAACAGCTTATGGAGCAGGGCGTTGAAGACATCATCGTACTGCCTCTGTATCCTCAGTACTCTGGCACAACGACAGCGGCTGTTTCTGATGGCTTAACTAAAGCCTTTAAACAGATGCCAGTGATACCGAGCTATCGTTTTATTCGCGACTACTACGCGCATCCAAGCTATGTAAAAGCATTGGCTGAAAGCGTTCGCAGTCATTGGGAGCACAATGGTAGAGCCGATCATTTAGTTTGTTCTTTTCACGGTATTCCTAAGCGACTGGCTGATGAAGGTGATATCTACCCGCAACACTGTGAAGCAACGACAAAACTGCTTGCAGCAGAGCTAGGTTTATCTGAAGAAGACATCACCATGACCTACCAGTCTCGATTTGGTCGAGAGGAGTGGTTGAAGCCATACACTGATGAGACTCTTGAATCACTGCCAAGCAAAGGCATCAAGAAGATCGATATCATGGCTCCTGCATTCTCGGTGGATTGCTTGGAAACATTGGAAGAGATTTCAGACCAGTGTAAAGAGACTTTCATCGAAGCTGGTGGCTCAGACTTTAGCTACATTATGTGTCTGAATGACAGAGACTCGCATATCGACATGATGGCAGAGTTAGTCACGCTGTATCGCTAA